Below is a genomic region from Telmatobacter sp. DSM 110680.
CTCGTCAGTGAGTGGCAGCTCTCTCTGCCGACGGGCTCCGGATTCTCCGATACTGTCGAAACCAGCCCATTCACCGTTTTCTTCCACATGCTGATCTGTGGCATTGTGCTGGTTACCTTGCTGATTTCGCTCGACACGTTGCCCGAAAACAGCCACCACCAGGGCGAGTACTATGCGCTGATAACATTCGGTGCCGTCGGCATGTGTCTGCTCACCAGCGCCGTCGAGTTGCTGATGGTCTTCATCGCGCTTGAGATCTCTTCGATCTCGACGTATGTTCTTGCCTGCTATCGAAAGCAAACCGGCCGCGGGCCCGAGTCTGCAATCAAATATTTTCTTCTCGGCTCATTCGCTACCGCCTTTCTGCTCTACGGAATTGCAATGGTGTTTGGAGCAACCGGCACCACCTCGGTTTACGAAATCGCACGCGCTGCATCCACAGCGCAAAACCAGGGTCTGATCCATGCCGCCCTCGCGCTGATGCTGGTCGGCATCTTGTTTAAAGTCTCCGCTGCACCGTTTCACGTCTGGACTCCCGATGTTTATGAAGGTGCGCCTTCGCCGGTTGTGGCGCTGATGTCCACTGCGCCCAAAGCCGCCGCCTTTGCATTTCTCCTGCGCGTCGTCTACGAGATGTTCCCCACCTTGCGGTCGGTGTGGTCACCCGCACTGTGGGTGGTTGCAGTTCTCTCAATGACAGTCGGCAACCTTGCAGCGTTGCGCCAGCAGAACGTGAAGCGCATGCTTGCCTACTCTTCCATCGCGCATGCAGGTTACCTGCTTGCTGCGTTCGCCGGGTTTGGCGCCAGCGGTATTGCCGCAGCCAGCTTCTACACTGCGGCATATGCTGCGATGAAC
It encodes:
- a CDS encoding NADH-quinone oxidoreductase subunit N; translation: MNAVPDIYRILPEVVLTITGVLVMLTDASMAPGRSRRGLGWVAAFGTTLALLVSEWQLSLPTGSGFSDTVETSPFTVFFHMLICGIVLVTLLISLDTLPENSHHQGEYYALITFGAVGMCLLTSAVELLMVFIALEISSISTYVLACYRKQTGRGPESAIKYFLLGSFATAFLLYGIAMVFGATGTTSVYEIARAASTAQNQGLIHAALALMLVGILFKVSAAPFHVWTPDVYEGAPSPVVALMSTAPKAAAFAFLLRVVYEMFPTLRSVWSPALWVVAVLSMTVGNLAALRQQNVKRMLAYSSIAHAGYLLAAFAGFGASGIAAASFYTAAYAAMNVGIFAVVTLVGGYDDERPLIPDYKGLLHRSPLLGSLLIFFLVSLVGIPFTGGFFGKFYSFSAAVGGGAVLLAVIGLLNSGVAAAYYLRLAFTAAQRPDDETNEARLPIVPMGIAVGAGLLFAIGATLVLGIAPGTVLHITESGAHTLQAPPAMSIAPEVTARRANQ